The following proteins come from a genomic window of Triticum aestivum cultivar Chinese Spring chromosome 6A, IWGSC CS RefSeq v2.1, whole genome shotgun sequence:
- the LOC123128007 gene encoding protein REVEILLE 6 isoform X3, whose amino-acid sequence MVSTNPPPPLSEAAAAASSDDASKKVRKPYTITKSRESWTEQEHDKFLEALQLFDRDWKKIEAFVGSKTVIQIRSHAQKYFLKVQKNGTSEHVPPPRPKRKAAHPYPQKASKNESGYALKTDPSAMLRNSGMNVAVSPWTHNSIPPVVASSFMKEDLGAGSMGPNIFCSSSSEGPPRAWQSGETNDQINQVPSLRIMPDFAQVYSFLGSVFDPSTKGHLQKLKEMNPIDVETALLLMRNLSINLTSPDFEDQAVSFRCLTPYLVSSRSYFFPIKKLQRISTACSCLLELGCLFTHCASSRVCPIAMVSAFLRKLLSSYNSTSDGLELGSSRSSLLTDNALSLF is encoded by the exons ATGGTCTCCAcgaacccgccgccgccgctgtccgaGGCGGCCGCCGCCGCGTCGAGCGACGACGCCAGCAAGAAGGTGCGGAAGCCCTACACCATCACCAAGTCGCGCGAGAGCTGGACGGAGCAGGAGCACGACAAGTTCCTCGAGGCCCTGCAGCT CTTTGATCGTGACTGGAAAAAGATAGAAGCTTTTGTTGGTTCGAAGACTGTCATCCAG ataAGGAGCCATGCACAGAAGTATTTTTTGAAGGTTCAGAAAAATGGAACCAGCGAACATGTCCCACCTCCACGACCAAAGCGTAAAGCTGCCCACCCATACCCTCAGAAGGCCTCCAAAAATG AGTCAGGATATGCCCTGAAGACAGATCCATCTGCCATGCTTAGAAATTCAGGAATGAACGTGGCTGTTTCTCCATGGACCCACAATTCTATCCCACCAGTTGTTGCCTCATCTTTCATGAAAG AAGATTTAGGTGCTGGGTCTATGGGTCCAAACATTTTTTGCTCAAGCAGTAGTGAAGGCCCTCCAAGGGCATGGCAATCTGGTGAAACCAATGACCAGATAAATCAAGTTCCGTCACTCCGCA TTATGCCAGATTTTGCTCAAGTATACAGCTTCTTAGGCAGTGTTTTCGATCCAAGCACAAAGGGCCATTTGCAGAAACTGAAGGAGATGAATCCAATTGATGTTGAAACG GCACTGTTGTTGATGAGAAATCTCTCCATCAACTTGACCAGTCCTGATTTTGAAGATCAA GCAGTCAGTTTCAGATGTTTAACTCCTTATTTGGTCAGTAGCAGAAGTTATTTCTTTCCTATAAAGAAACTGCAGAGGATTTCAACAGCATGCTCGTGTCTTCTTGAACTTGGGTGTCTCTTCACACACTGTGCTTCTAGCAGGGTTTGCCCAATTGCCATGGTTTCTGCCTTTCTG AGGAAGTTGCTGTCTTCGTACAATTCCACCTCTGATGGGCTAGAGCTAGGGAGCTCCAGAAGCTCACTTCTTACGGATAATGCATTGAGCCTTTTTTGA
- the LOC123128007 gene encoding protein REVEILLE 6 isoform X4 → MVSTNPPPPLSEAAAAASSDDASKKVRKPYTITKSRESWTEQEHDKFLEALQLFDRDWKKIEAFVGSKTVIQIRSHAQKYFLKVQKNGTSEHVPPPRPKRKAAHPYPQKASKNESGYALKTDPSAMLRNSGMNVAVSPWTHNSIPPVVASSFMKEDLGAGSMGPNIFCSSSSEGPPRAWQSGETNDQINQVPSLRIMPDFAQVYSFLGSVFDPSTKGHLQKLKEMNPIDVETALLLMRNLSINLTSPDFEDQRKLLSSYNSTSDGLELGSSRSSLLTDNALSLF, encoded by the exons ATGGTCTCCAcgaacccgccgccgccgctgtccgaGGCGGCCGCCGCCGCGTCGAGCGACGACGCCAGCAAGAAGGTGCGGAAGCCCTACACCATCACCAAGTCGCGCGAGAGCTGGACGGAGCAGGAGCACGACAAGTTCCTCGAGGCCCTGCAGCT CTTTGATCGTGACTGGAAAAAGATAGAAGCTTTTGTTGGTTCGAAGACTGTCATCCAG ataAGGAGCCATGCACAGAAGTATTTTTTGAAGGTTCAGAAAAATGGAACCAGCGAACATGTCCCACCTCCACGACCAAAGCGTAAAGCTGCCCACCCATACCCTCAGAAGGCCTCCAAAAATG AGTCAGGATATGCCCTGAAGACAGATCCATCTGCCATGCTTAGAAATTCAGGAATGAACGTGGCTGTTTCTCCATGGACCCACAATTCTATCCCACCAGTTGTTGCCTCATCTTTCATGAAAG AAGATTTAGGTGCTGGGTCTATGGGTCCAAACATTTTTTGCTCAAGCAGTAGTGAAGGCCCTCCAAGGGCATGGCAATCTGGTGAAACCAATGACCAGATAAATCAAGTTCCGTCACTCCGCA TTATGCCAGATTTTGCTCAAGTATACAGCTTCTTAGGCAGTGTTTTCGATCCAAGCACAAAGGGCCATTTGCAGAAACTGAAGGAGATGAATCCAATTGATGTTGAAACG GCACTGTTGTTGATGAGAAATCTCTCCATCAACTTGACCAGTCCTGATTTTGAAGATCAA AGGAAGTTGCTGTCTTCGTACAATTCCACCTCTGATGGGCTAGAGCTAGGGAGCTCCAGAAGCTCACTTCTTACGGATAATGCATTGAGCCTTTTTTGA
- the LOC123128007 gene encoding protein REVEILLE 6 isoform X5 has protein sequence MVSTNPPPPLSEAAAAASSDDASKKVRKPYTITKSRESWTEQEHDKFLEALQLFDRDWKKIEAFVGSKTVIQIRSHAQKYFLKVQKNGTSEHVPPPRPKRKAAHPYPQKASKNESGYALKTDPSAMLRNSGMNVAVSPWTHNSIPPVVASSFMKDLGAGSMGPNIFCSSSSEGPPRAWQSGETNDQINQVPSLRIMPDFAQVYSFLGSVFDPSTKGHLQKLKEMNPIDVETALLLMRNLSINLTSPDFEDQRKLLSSYNSTSDGLELGSSRSSLLTDNALSLF, from the exons ATGGTCTCCAcgaacccgccgccgccgctgtccgaGGCGGCCGCCGCCGCGTCGAGCGACGACGCCAGCAAGAAGGTGCGGAAGCCCTACACCATCACCAAGTCGCGCGAGAGCTGGACGGAGCAGGAGCACGACAAGTTCCTCGAGGCCCTGCAGCT CTTTGATCGTGACTGGAAAAAGATAGAAGCTTTTGTTGGTTCGAAGACTGTCATCCAG ataAGGAGCCATGCACAGAAGTATTTTTTGAAGGTTCAGAAAAATGGAACCAGCGAACATGTCCCACCTCCACGACCAAAGCGTAAAGCTGCCCACCCATACCCTCAGAAGGCCTCCAAAAATG AGTCAGGATATGCCCTGAAGACAGATCCATCTGCCATGCTTAGAAATTCAGGAATGAACGTGGCTGTTTCTCCATGGACCCACAATTCTATCCCACCAGTTGTTGCCTCATCTTTCATGAAAG ATTTAGGTGCTGGGTCTATGGGTCCAAACATTTTTTGCTCAAGCAGTAGTGAAGGCCCTCCAAGGGCATGGCAATCTGGTGAAACCAATGACCAGATAAATCAAGTTCCGTCACTCCGCA TTATGCCAGATTTTGCTCAAGTATACAGCTTCTTAGGCAGTGTTTTCGATCCAAGCACAAAGGGCCATTTGCAGAAACTGAAGGAGATGAATCCAATTGATGTTGAAACG GCACTGTTGTTGATGAGAAATCTCTCCATCAACTTGACCAGTCCTGATTTTGAAGATCAA AGGAAGTTGCTGTCTTCGTACAATTCCACCTCTGATGGGCTAGAGCTAGGGAGCTCCAGAAGCTCACTTCTTACGGATAATGCATTGAGCCTTTTTTGA
- the LOC123128007 gene encoding protein REVEILLE 6 isoform X2 encodes MVSTNPPPPLSEAAAAASSDDASKKVRKPYTITKSRESWTEQEHDKFLEALQLFDRDWKKIEAFVGSKTVIQIRSHAQKYFLKVQKNGTSEHVPPPRPKRKAAHPYPQKASKNESGYALKTDPSAMLRNSGMNVAVSPWTHNSIPPVVASSFMKDLGAGSMGPNIFCSSSSEGPPRAWQSGETNDQINQVPSLRIMPDFAQVYSFLGSVFDPSTKGHLQKLKEMNPIDVETALLLMRNLSINLTSPDFEDQAVSFRCLTPYLVSSRSYFFPIKKLQRISTACSCLLELGCLFTHCASSRVCPIAMVSAFLVLSVQLVATVQNDWNIWAAIMCLESSCFANFQNYQKFEEVAVFVQFHL; translated from the exons ATGGTCTCCAcgaacccgccgccgccgctgtccgaGGCGGCCGCCGCCGCGTCGAGCGACGACGCCAGCAAGAAGGTGCGGAAGCCCTACACCATCACCAAGTCGCGCGAGAGCTGGACGGAGCAGGAGCACGACAAGTTCCTCGAGGCCCTGCAGCT CTTTGATCGTGACTGGAAAAAGATAGAAGCTTTTGTTGGTTCGAAGACTGTCATCCAG ataAGGAGCCATGCACAGAAGTATTTTTTGAAGGTTCAGAAAAATGGAACCAGCGAACATGTCCCACCTCCACGACCAAAGCGTAAAGCTGCCCACCCATACCCTCAGAAGGCCTCCAAAAATG AGTCAGGATATGCCCTGAAGACAGATCCATCTGCCATGCTTAGAAATTCAGGAATGAACGTGGCTGTTTCTCCATGGACCCACAATTCTATCCCACCAGTTGTTGCCTCATCTTTCATGAAAG ATTTAGGTGCTGGGTCTATGGGTCCAAACATTTTTTGCTCAAGCAGTAGTGAAGGCCCTCCAAGGGCATGGCAATCTGGTGAAACCAATGACCAGATAAATCAAGTTCCGTCACTCCGCA TTATGCCAGATTTTGCTCAAGTATACAGCTTCTTAGGCAGTGTTTTCGATCCAAGCACAAAGGGCCATTTGCAGAAACTGAAGGAGATGAATCCAATTGATGTTGAAACG GCACTGTTGTTGATGAGAAATCTCTCCATCAACTTGACCAGTCCTGATTTTGAAGATCAA GCAGTCAGTTTCAGATGTTTAACTCCTTATTTGGTCAGTAGCAGAAGTTATTTCTTTCCTATAAAGAAACTGCAGAGGATTTCAACAGCATGCTCGTGTCTTCTTGAACTTGGGTGTCTCTTCACACACTGTGCTTCTAGCAGGGTTTGCCCAATTGCCATGGTTTCTGCCTTTCTGGTACTGTCAGTACAACTTGTTGCCACTGTGCAGAATGACTGGAATATTTGGGCAGCTATCATGTGTCTAGAGTCATCATGTTTTGCAAACTTTCAAAATTATCAGAAATTTG AGGAAGTTGCTGTCTTCGTACAATTCCACCTCTGA
- the LOC123128007 gene encoding protein REVEILLE 6 isoform X1, producing MVSTNPPPPLSEAAAAASSDDASKKVRKPYTITKSRESWTEQEHDKFLEALQLFDRDWKKIEAFVGSKTVIQIRSHAQKYFLKVQKNGTSEHVPPPRPKRKAAHPYPQKASKNESGYALKTDPSAMLRNSGMNVAVSPWTHNSIPPVVASSFMKEDLGAGSMGPNIFCSSSSEGPPRAWQSGETNDQINQVPSLRIMPDFAQVYSFLGSVFDPSTKGHLQKLKEMNPIDVETALLLMRNLSINLTSPDFEDQAVSFRCLTPYLVSSRSYFFPIKKLQRISTACSCLLELGCLFTHCASSRVCPIAMVSAFLVLSVQLVATVQNDWNIWAAIMCLESSCFANFQNYQKFEEVAVFVQFHL from the exons ATGGTCTCCAcgaacccgccgccgccgctgtccgaGGCGGCCGCCGCCGCGTCGAGCGACGACGCCAGCAAGAAGGTGCGGAAGCCCTACACCATCACCAAGTCGCGCGAGAGCTGGACGGAGCAGGAGCACGACAAGTTCCTCGAGGCCCTGCAGCT CTTTGATCGTGACTGGAAAAAGATAGAAGCTTTTGTTGGTTCGAAGACTGTCATCCAG ataAGGAGCCATGCACAGAAGTATTTTTTGAAGGTTCAGAAAAATGGAACCAGCGAACATGTCCCACCTCCACGACCAAAGCGTAAAGCTGCCCACCCATACCCTCAGAAGGCCTCCAAAAATG AGTCAGGATATGCCCTGAAGACAGATCCATCTGCCATGCTTAGAAATTCAGGAATGAACGTGGCTGTTTCTCCATGGACCCACAATTCTATCCCACCAGTTGTTGCCTCATCTTTCATGAAAG AAGATTTAGGTGCTGGGTCTATGGGTCCAAACATTTTTTGCTCAAGCAGTAGTGAAGGCCCTCCAAGGGCATGGCAATCTGGTGAAACCAATGACCAGATAAATCAAGTTCCGTCACTCCGCA TTATGCCAGATTTTGCTCAAGTATACAGCTTCTTAGGCAGTGTTTTCGATCCAAGCACAAAGGGCCATTTGCAGAAACTGAAGGAGATGAATCCAATTGATGTTGAAACG GCACTGTTGTTGATGAGAAATCTCTCCATCAACTTGACCAGTCCTGATTTTGAAGATCAA GCAGTCAGTTTCAGATGTTTAACTCCTTATTTGGTCAGTAGCAGAAGTTATTTCTTTCCTATAAAGAAACTGCAGAGGATTTCAACAGCATGCTCGTGTCTTCTTGAACTTGGGTGTCTCTTCACACACTGTGCTTCTAGCAGGGTTTGCCCAATTGCCATGGTTTCTGCCTTTCTGGTACTGTCAGTACAACTTGTTGCCACTGTGCAGAATGACTGGAATATTTGGGCAGCTATCATGTGTCTAGAGTCATCATGTTTTGCAAACTTTCAAAATTATCAGAAATTTG AGGAAGTTGCTGTCTTCGTACAATTCCACCTCTGA
- the LOC123128007 gene encoding protein REVEILLE 6 isoform X7 produces the protein MVSTNPPPPLSEAAAAASSDDASKKVRKPYTITKSRESWTEQEHDKFLEALQLFDRDWKKIEAFVGSKTVIQIRSHAQKYFLKVQKNGTSEHVPPPRPKRKAAHPYPQKASKNESGYALKTDPSAMLRNSGMNVAVSPWTHNSIPPVVASSFMKEDLGAGSMGPNIFCSSSSEGPPRAWQSGETNDQINQVPSLRIMPDFAQVYSFLGSVFDPSTKGHLQKLKEMNPIDVETALLLMRNLSINLTSPDFEDQGLPNCHGFCLSEEVAVFVQFHL, from the exons ATGGTCTCCAcgaacccgccgccgccgctgtccgaGGCGGCCGCCGCCGCGTCGAGCGACGACGCCAGCAAGAAGGTGCGGAAGCCCTACACCATCACCAAGTCGCGCGAGAGCTGGACGGAGCAGGAGCACGACAAGTTCCTCGAGGCCCTGCAGCT CTTTGATCGTGACTGGAAAAAGATAGAAGCTTTTGTTGGTTCGAAGACTGTCATCCAG ataAGGAGCCATGCACAGAAGTATTTTTTGAAGGTTCAGAAAAATGGAACCAGCGAACATGTCCCACCTCCACGACCAAAGCGTAAAGCTGCCCACCCATACCCTCAGAAGGCCTCCAAAAATG AGTCAGGATATGCCCTGAAGACAGATCCATCTGCCATGCTTAGAAATTCAGGAATGAACGTGGCTGTTTCTCCATGGACCCACAATTCTATCCCACCAGTTGTTGCCTCATCTTTCATGAAAG AAGATTTAGGTGCTGGGTCTATGGGTCCAAACATTTTTTGCTCAAGCAGTAGTGAAGGCCCTCCAAGGGCATGGCAATCTGGTGAAACCAATGACCAGATAAATCAAGTTCCGTCACTCCGCA TTATGCCAGATTTTGCTCAAGTATACAGCTTCTTAGGCAGTGTTTTCGATCCAAGCACAAAGGGCCATTTGCAGAAACTGAAGGAGATGAATCCAATTGATGTTGAAACG GCACTGTTGTTGATGAGAAATCTCTCCATCAACTTGACCAGTCCTGATTTTGAAGATCAA GGTTTGCCCAATTGCCATGGTTTCTGCCTTTCTG AGGAAGTTGCTGTCTTCGTACAATTCCACCTCTGA
- the LOC123128007 gene encoding protein REVEILLE 6 isoform X6, giving the protein MVSTNPPPPLSEAAAAASSDDASKKVRKPYTITKSRESWTEQEHDKFLEALQLFDRDWKKIEAFVGSKTVIQIRSHAQKYFLKVQKNGTSEHVPPPRPKRKAAHPYPQKASKNESGYALKTDPSAMLRNSGMNVAVSPWTHNSIPPVVASSFMKEDLGAGSMGPNIFCSSSSEGPPRAWQSGETNDQINQVPSLRIMPDFAQVYSFLGSVFDPSTKGHLQKLKEMNPIDVETALLLMRNLSINLTSPDFEDQGLPNCHGFCLSGTVSTTCCHCAE; this is encoded by the exons ATGGTCTCCAcgaacccgccgccgccgctgtccgaGGCGGCCGCCGCCGCGTCGAGCGACGACGCCAGCAAGAAGGTGCGGAAGCCCTACACCATCACCAAGTCGCGCGAGAGCTGGACGGAGCAGGAGCACGACAAGTTCCTCGAGGCCCTGCAGCT CTTTGATCGTGACTGGAAAAAGATAGAAGCTTTTGTTGGTTCGAAGACTGTCATCCAG ataAGGAGCCATGCACAGAAGTATTTTTTGAAGGTTCAGAAAAATGGAACCAGCGAACATGTCCCACCTCCACGACCAAAGCGTAAAGCTGCCCACCCATACCCTCAGAAGGCCTCCAAAAATG AGTCAGGATATGCCCTGAAGACAGATCCATCTGCCATGCTTAGAAATTCAGGAATGAACGTGGCTGTTTCTCCATGGACCCACAATTCTATCCCACCAGTTGTTGCCTCATCTTTCATGAAAG AAGATTTAGGTGCTGGGTCTATGGGTCCAAACATTTTTTGCTCAAGCAGTAGTGAAGGCCCTCCAAGGGCATGGCAATCTGGTGAAACCAATGACCAGATAAATCAAGTTCCGTCACTCCGCA TTATGCCAGATTTTGCTCAAGTATACAGCTTCTTAGGCAGTGTTTTCGATCCAAGCACAAAGGGCCATTTGCAGAAACTGAAGGAGATGAATCCAATTGATGTTGAAACG GCACTGTTGTTGATGAGAAATCTCTCCATCAACTTGACCAGTCCTGATTTTGAAGATCAA GGTTTGCCCAATTGCCATGGTTTCTGCCTTTCTGGTACTGTCAGTACAACTTGTTGCCACTGTGCAGAATGA